One Manduca sexta isolate Smith_Timp_Sample1 chromosome 26, JHU_Msex_v1.0, whole genome shotgun sequence genomic region harbors:
- the LOC115450483 gene encoding maltase A1, protein MRAILISVLAATFADLVCADVWWESATIYQIYPRSFKDSDGDGIGDLNGITEKLPYLKDTGVDAIWLSPIYSSPMYDFGYDITNYKEISSEYGTMEDFDNLMKEAKNLGIRVVLDYVPNHTSNESDWFVKSANRESGYEDYYIWADGKLSPNDSNQLLPPNNWVSIFRKSAWQYHPIRQQFYLHQFVIGQPDLNYRNTRVQEEMKDVLHFWLDKGVSGFRVDAVNIMYEVDPSKHDGKYPDEPPSGTPGTTPDDYEYLDHIYTKNMEETYDVVYDWRDLLDEYIARHNESKVMMTECYADLSDMIRYYGNGVRNGSVPFNFLYLEGLKKESNAEDFKMVIDNWMNNMPAGKTANWVNGNHDQSRVGTRHGVKRIDALNMLALMLPGISLTYQGEEIGMTDGSISWTDTKDPQACNTDDPTNYWMKSRDPARTPYQWDGSKHAGFSNSSGDTWLPVADNYETVNLAAQINVVKSHYTFYKDVVAIKKSPAVRRGNMDIRAPSKDILVVTRQLSGNPGFASIINLSDQQQRVNLSAVGLSDRLRVAASGVDCTLEKGAQVTKDNIAVSPHCAIVLTTTAQNANNGCLTPKFFMKPLFMYFSVFLYRYFYIRY, encoded by the exons ATGCGAGCTATATTAATATCTGTTTTGGCCGCGACTTTCGCCGACTTGGTCTGTGCTGATGTGTGGTGGGAATCCGCCACCATCTACCAGATCTACCCTCGCTCCTTCAAGGACAGTGACGGTGATGGCATTGGAGATTTGAATG GAATAACAGAAAAGCTGCCCTATCTAAAAGATACAGGGGTCGACGCAATATGGCTGTCGCCCATCTATTCGTCCCCTATGTACGACTTCGGGTACGATATTACAAACTACAAGGAGATTTCTTCCGAGTATGGCACAATGGAGGACTTCGATAATCTTATGAAAGAAGCAAAAAACTTGG GTATTCGCGTGGTATTAGACTACGTTCCTAACCACACGAGCAACGAGAGTGATTGGTTTGTAAAATCCGCTAACCGGGAATCGGGCTATGAGGACTATTACATCTGGGCTGATGGGAAACTCAGTCCTAATGATTCTAATCAACTTTTGCCTCCTAACAACTGG GTCAGCATATTCCGCAAGAGTGCGTGGCAATACCATCCTATAAGGCAACAATTCTACTTACACCAGTTTGTAATAGGCCAACCCGACCTTAATTATCGCAACACCAGAGTTCAAGAAGAGATGAAG GATGTCCTCCATTTTTGGTTGGATAAAGGCGTGTCTGGGTTCCGCGTGGACGCCGTTAACATTATGTATGAAGTGGACCCCAGCAAGCACGACGGGAAGTACCCCGACGAACCGCCATCTG GAACACCCGGTACCACTCCAGACGACTATGAATATTTAGATCACATATACACAAAAAACATGGAAGAGACGTATGACGTAGTTTACGACTGGCGAGATTTGCTCGACGAGTACATAGCTCGTCATAACGAATCCAAGGTTATGATGACGGAATGCTACGCGGATTTATCCGACATGATCCGTTACTATGGCAACGGCGTCAGAAACGGTTCAGTGCCTTTCAACTTTCTCTATTTGGAGGGATTAAAGAAAGAGTCGAATGCAGAAGACTTCAAGATGGTAATCGATAATTGGATGAATAACATGCCTGCTGGGAAGACGGCAAATTGGGTG aATGGTAACCACGATCAAAGCCGCGTGGGAACTAGACACGGCGTCAAAAGGATAGATGCCTTGAATATGCTAGCGCTCATGTTGCCTGGAATCTCTCTTACTTATCAG GGTGAAGAAATCGGCATGACCGATGGTTCTATAAGCTGGACGGATACAAAGGACCCGCAGGCTTGCAACACCGACGACCCTACGAACTACTGGATGAAGTCACGTGACCCGGCCCGTACCCCTTACCAGTGGGACGGCTCTAAGCACGCTGGTTTCTCAAACAGCAGCGGGGACACCTGGTTGCCTGTTGCTGATAATTACGAAACAGTCAACCTGGCGGCGCAAATAAATGTCGTCAAAAGCCATTACACG TTCTACAAAGATGTGGTCGCGATCAAGAAGTCACCTGCTGTTCGGAGGGGTAATATGGACATCAGAGCTCCGTCCAAGGACATTTTAGTAGTTACcag gcAATTATCAGGTAATCCTGGATTCGCTAGTATTATCAATTTATCAGACCAACAACAAAGAGTGAATCTGTCTGCTGTGGGCTTATCTGATCGACTGAGAGTAGCCGCTTCTGGTGTAGACTGTACCTTAGAAAAAGG ggcGCAAGTTACCAAAGACAACATAGCTGTTTCACCTCACTGTGCCATAGTTTTAACAACAACTGCGCAAAACGCCAACAACGGCTGTCTAACGCCCAAGTTCTTTATGAAACCTTTATTCATGTACTTTTCAGTATTTTTGTATAGATACTTTTATATTAGGTACTAA
- the LOC115455397 gene encoding DNA polymerase epsilon subunit 4-like, with the protein MTEEQNFEDVDISDIMDDAEHYPDSDHQTEFHNTESNDLENQHNEQSSEILNTEEQVAEKNAQRSEVIRSTRLPMARIKNIMKMDPDVSVVSSDAVFLVTKATELFLETIAKETYAYTSTNKRKIISKKDLDLIINKVDCLCFLEGAMDF; encoded by the exons atGACTGAAGAACAAAATTTCGAAGATGTAGATATATCAGATATAATGGACGATGCGGAACATTACCCAGATAGCGATCACCAAACAGAATTTCATAATACAGAATCAAATGATTTAGAAAACCAACACAATGAACAAAGTTCCGAAATATTAAACACAGAGGAACAAGTTGCTGAAAAAAACGCCCAGAGAAGTGAAGTTATCAGATCTACGAGATTACCTATGGctaggataaaaaatataatgaaaatggaCCCAGACGTCAGTGTTGTATCCAGCGATGCTGTATTCTTGGTTACTAAAGCGACA gaattatttttagaaacaatAGCTAAGGAGACATATGCATACACCTCAacaaataaaaggaaaattatatcaaagaagGATTTAGAtcttattataaacaaagttgaCTGCTTGTGCTTTCTAGAAGGTGCTATGGACTTTTAA